In one Sphingobacterium daejeonense genomic region, the following are encoded:
- a CDS encoding riboflavin synthase, whose protein sequence is MFTGIIETLGTVKKIEHEQSNIHYFIESSISPTLKIDQSVSHNGVCLTVVGIDGEVHQVTAIHETLEKSNLGKLKEGDIVNLERCVKADGRLDGHIVQGHVDQTAICTAVEPQDGSVVYSFEYDPTLKNLTVEKGSITVNGISLTVVNSGKNNFSVAIIPYTLENTNLKTLEIGSTVNLEFDIIGKYVNKLLSLRD, encoded by the coding sequence ATGTTTACAGGCATTATAGAAACTTTAGGAACTGTTAAGAAAATTGAGCACGAGCAAAGCAATATTCATTATTTTATTGAATCAAGCATATCCCCTACTTTGAAAATTGATCAAAGCGTGTCTCATAATGGTGTCTGTCTTACCGTAGTTGGAATAGATGGTGAAGTACATCAAGTAACAGCTATTCATGAAACCTTAGAAAAAAGCAATCTTGGCAAATTGAAAGAGGGAGATATTGTAAATCTAGAACGTTGTGTAAAGGCAGATGGCCGCCTTGATGGACATATTGTCCAGGGGCATGTGGATCAAACTGCTATTTGCACCGCTGTAGAACCGCAAGACGGAAGTGTCGTATATTCTTTTGAATATGATCCTACATTGAAAAACCTAACAGTAGAAAAAGGATCAATAACTGTGAATGGAATAAGTTTGACAGTTGTTAATTCGGGGAAAAACAATTTCTCAGTAGCAATAATTCCTTATACTTTAGAAAACACGAATTTGAAAACACTAGAGATAGGAAGTACTGTTAACCTTGAATTTGATATTATAGGCAAGTATGTAAATAAGCTTCTTTCCTTAAGGGATTAA
- the mazG gene encoding nucleoside triphosphate pyrophosphohydrolase — MSHTPPPAKQTPNEAFDRLLTVLNTLRIECPWDRKQTMESLRHLTIEELYELTDAILEKDYQEIKKELGDIIMHLVFYAKIAEEENQFNITDVLNAVCDKLISRHPHIYGDTQVKDDEEVKQNWESIKLQEGNKSVLQGVPQSLPALVKAYRIQDKVRGVGFDWEDKAEVWNKVEEELAEFKAEFDLKNNNVNQEKAEGEFGDLLFSLINYARHLGINPENALEKTNKKFIRRFTYLEEKAAENGLVLKDMSLEEMDVYWNEAKSLK; from the coding sequence ATGTCACATACACCCCCACCTGCAAAACAAACTCCTAATGAAGCTTTTGACAGATTATTAACTGTATTGAATACCTTAAGAATAGAATGTCCATGGGATAGAAAACAAACAATGGAGTCACTCCGTCATTTGACCATTGAGGAACTATACGAATTGACAGATGCTATTTTGGAAAAAGATTATCAAGAAATAAAAAAAGAACTTGGTGATATAATAATGCATTTGGTATTTTATGCAAAAATTGCAGAGGAAGAAAATCAGTTCAATATTACTGACGTATTGAATGCCGTTTGTGATAAATTAATTAGTAGACATCCACATATTTATGGAGATACGCAGGTTAAGGATGACGAAGAAGTTAAACAGAATTGGGAATCCATTAAATTGCAAGAAGGAAATAAATCTGTTCTTCAAGGTGTGCCACAGAGCCTTCCAGCTCTTGTCAAGGCCTATCGTATCCAAGACAAAGTACGTGGAGTAGGATTTGATTGGGAAGATAAGGCTGAAGTTTGGAACAAAGTTGAAGAAGAACTTGCAGAATTTAAAGCAGAATTTGACCTAAAGAATAATAATGTAAACCAAGAAAAAGCGGAAGGCGAGTTTGGCGACCTACTATTTTCTCTTATCAATTATGCAAGGCATTTAGGCATTAATCCTGAAAATGCTCTTGAAAAGACTAACAAAAAATTCATCAGAAGATTCACCTACTTGGAAGAAAAAGCGGCTGAAAATGGGTTGGTATTGAAAGACATGAGTTTGGAGGAGATGGATGTCTATTGGAATGAAGCTAAAAGTCTGAAATAA